From Trueperella pecoris, a single genomic window includes:
- the arc gene encoding proteasome ATPase produces the protein MSDQGEIFGLQSALASLEEKNDRLAQALQKARQRIQDLSGQVEKLSSPPGSTATFLSADHARHEVTALVNGRKMILSAATLVELGAIRPGQELLLNEALVVVGTSTYERTGEIVTVKLVIDPERALVQVHADDERVLRIGGRLQDQRVQVGDTVLADLKSGFILEHVERPDVEHLLLEEIPNVSYEDIGGLDAQIVHIKDSVELPFEQPELYREHGLKPPKGVLLYGPPGTGKTLIARAVATSLAHKISRRDGHEKSRSYFLNIKGPQLLDKYVGETERQIREIFSRARDRAASGIPVVIFFDEMEALFRTRGSGVSSDVETTVVPQLLAEIDGVEQLDNVIVIGASNREDMIDPAILRPGRLDVKIRIERPNQYGSWDILLKYLTPDLPIHADEIAAHGSAETAVRAMARATVDRLFTRDSANEFVELTYTDGAKEILYVSDFVSGAMLAAIVDRAKKLAIKDLLSRGERGIRTEHMLAALAEETAENEDLTQMTNPDEWARVHGRSSGKRISFVKPLTASKVDAPSEEAEQTPAVGDDRPINVWDDVVRKGLI, from the coding sequence GTGAGCGATCAGGGAGAGATCTTCGGGCTACAGAGCGCGCTGGCCTCGCTCGAGGAGAAAAACGACCGGCTCGCGCAGGCCCTCCAAAAGGCCCGTCAACGCATCCAAGACCTTTCCGGCCAGGTCGAAAAGCTCTCCTCGCCACCGGGATCGACGGCGACTTTTCTCAGTGCCGACCACGCCCGTCATGAGGTCACGGCGCTGGTCAACGGCCGAAAGATGATTCTGTCGGCCGCCACCCTCGTCGAGCTGGGGGCTATCCGGCCGGGCCAGGAGCTTCTGCTCAACGAAGCCCTCGTGGTGGTGGGCACCTCAACGTATGAGCGCACGGGCGAAATCGTCACCGTCAAACTCGTCATTGACCCCGAACGCGCACTCGTCCAAGTTCACGCCGACGACGAACGAGTCCTTCGCATCGGCGGGCGCCTGCAGGATCAGCGTGTCCAGGTCGGAGACACGGTTCTGGCTGACCTTAAGTCCGGGTTCATCCTTGAACATGTCGAGCGCCCCGACGTCGAGCACCTGTTGCTCGAAGAGATCCCGAACGTCTCCTATGAGGATATCGGCGGGCTTGACGCCCAGATCGTCCACATTAAGGATTCGGTTGAACTCCCGTTCGAACAGCCGGAGCTCTACCGCGAGCACGGACTCAAGCCGCCCAAGGGCGTCCTCTTGTACGGTCCGCCTGGAACGGGAAAGACGCTCATTGCACGCGCGGTGGCAACCTCGCTCGCCCACAAGATCTCCCGCCGTGACGGGCACGAGAAGTCCCGTTCCTACTTCCTCAACATCAAGGGCCCGCAGCTGCTCGATAAATACGTGGGCGAAACGGAGAGGCAGATCCGGGAGATTTTCTCGCGTGCACGCGACCGGGCGGCGTCGGGAATCCCCGTTGTCATCTTCTTCGACGAGATGGAGGCTTTGTTCCGCACGCGCGGATCGGGCGTGTCCTCAGACGTCGAAACCACCGTCGTTCCGCAACTTCTGGCCGAGATTGACGGTGTCGAGCAGCTTGACAACGTCATCGTTATCGGCGCCTCGAATCGGGAGGACATGATCGATCCGGCCATCTTGCGCCCGGGCCGCCTCGACGTCAAGATTCGCATTGAACGGCCCAACCAATACGGTTCGTGGGACATTCTGCTCAAATATCTGACGCCCGATCTGCCCATTCACGCCGACGAAATCGCAGCCCATGGCAGTGCCGAGACCGCGGTACGGGCAATGGCTCGTGCCACGGTCGATCGCCTCTTCACGCGCGATTCGGCCAACGAGTTCGTTGAACTTACCTACACGGACGGGGCCAAGGAGATCCTTTATGTCAGCGACTTCGTGTCCGGCGCAATGCTGGCGGCGATCGTGGACCGTGCCAAGAAGCTGGCCATCAAGGATCTCCTCTCCCGAGGCGAACGCGGAATTCGCACGGAGCACATGCTTGCCGCCCTCGCCGAGGAGACGGCGGAAAACGAGGACCTTACGCAGATGACCAACCCCGATGAGTGGGCTCGCGTGCACGGGCGCAGTTCGGGTAAGCGCATTAGCTTCGTCAAGCCGCTGACCGCGAGCAAGGTCGACGCGCCGAGCGAGGAAGCAGAACAGACGCCGGCCGTCGGCGATGACCGGCCGATTAACGTGTGGGACGACGTCGTACGGAAGGGACTGATATGA
- a CDS encoding HAD family hydrolase — MRASLPAAVLFDMDGTLTDTEALWFRAETEILADLGRQWRPGDEMAVVGLNLLDACRYLVSHLELSVSAEFLADALTDRVVELGEEHGMPWRPGAFDLLERVTALGIPSALVTASRMSFARLTLDQAPPGSLEVAITGDQVTNGKPDPEPYTKAIERFGVSPGSTLAFEDSVYGLASARAAGAVTVGVPLKMDLSGREDVIIIGSLAEADEDFLRAVMA; from the coding sequence ATGCGCGCATCTTTGCCAGCCGCCGTCTTGTTCGATATGGACGGGACCTTGACGGACACCGAGGCCCTGTGGTTTCGGGCCGAGACGGAGATCCTCGCAGACTTGGGGCGGCAATGGCGGCCCGGTGATGAGATGGCCGTCGTCGGCCTCAACCTGCTCGATGCCTGCAGGTACCTGGTGTCCCATCTGGAGCTCTCTGTCAGCGCCGAGTTTCTAGCCGACGCGCTGACTGACCGAGTGGTGGAGCTCGGCGAAGAACACGGCATGCCGTGGCGCCCCGGAGCCTTCGATCTCCTTGAGCGGGTGACTGCTCTTGGCATACCGAGTGCACTGGTCACGGCTTCGCGGATGTCTTTTGCTCGCCTCACCCTTGATCAGGCTCCGCCAGGATCCCTCGAGGTGGCCATCACAGGCGACCAAGTGACGAACGGCAAACCAGATCCGGAGCCATACACGAAAGCGATCGAGCGGTTTGGCGTCTCACCCGGCAGCACGCTGGCTTTTGAAGATTCGGTCTATGGGCTTGCCTCTGCGCGCGCCGCGGGCGCGGTCACAGTGGGCGTTCCGCTCAAGATGGACCTCAGCGGCCGCGAGGACGTCATTATTATTGGCTCCCTTGCTGAGGCCGATGAGGACTTCCTCCGCGCGGTCATGGCTTAG
- a CDS encoding RecB family exonuclease, translating into MKRHAALSPSRANDFKSCPLKFRFRTIDKMEEPPSLEALRGTLVHSVLEHLFDAPPLDRTPDHAQDLLEPRWRAHVDKAPETEGLFESELAIAEWLGSARTLIANYFKLENPAFLQPAAREEFVNAVLPSGLAIRGIIDRLDRAPNGQLRVVDYKTGKSPSPRFQNEAIFQMRFYAAALYYAEDTLPARTQLIYLKDGRVLTYDPVPLDVDGLTMELDALWSAIRSRIDSGAFEAKKSPLCQWCHFQSICPAFGNKAPEMDGEGAAQLLTAQVGAKP; encoded by the coding sequence ATGAAACGTCACGCTGCTCTCTCCCCCTCGCGGGCCAACGATTTTAAGTCCTGCCCGCTGAAATTCCGCTTTCGCACCATTGACAAGATGGAGGAGCCTCCCTCGCTTGAGGCTCTTCGTGGCACACTGGTCCACTCCGTGCTTGAACACCTCTTTGACGCGCCGCCGCTCGATCGCACCCCGGATCACGCCCAGGATCTGCTTGAGCCGCGCTGGCGGGCCCATGTGGACAAGGCCCCCGAGACGGAGGGCCTCTTCGAATCGGAGCTAGCCATAGCCGAGTGGCTCGGCTCCGCGCGCACGCTCATTGCGAACTATTTCAAACTGGAAAACCCTGCCTTCCTACAGCCTGCCGCGCGTGAGGAGTTCGTCAACGCCGTTCTCCCCTCTGGCCTGGCGATTCGAGGCATCATCGATCGCTTGGATCGGGCGCCGAACGGGCAACTTCGTGTGGTCGATTACAAGACGGGCAAGTCCCCTTCCCCGCGTTTCCAAAACGAGGCAATTTTCCAGATGCGGTTTTATGCCGCCGCGCTGTACTACGCCGAAGATACGCTTCCGGCGCGCACTCAGCTCATCTATCTCAAGGACGGGCGGGTGCTGACCTACGATCCGGTTCCTCTTGACGTCGATGGGCTCACGATGGAGCTCGATGCCCTGTGGTCGGCGATTCGTTCGCGTATTGATTCAGGTGCCTTCGAGGCGAAGAAGAGCCCGCTGTGCCAATGGTGTCATTTTCAGAGCATCTGCCCAGCTTTCGGCAACAAGGCGCCCGAGATGGACGGGGAAGGCGCAGCCCAGCTATTGACGGCCCAGGTCGGCGCTAAGCCATGA
- a CDS encoding glutamine amidotransferase-related protein, giving the protein MPFAFLAARPAGARIIRDDEYAAVLREGKLSRDALVYFSLEDRPRIDPTEYSGIIVSGSVYSYLEEHESKTAEQIAVEEVLDELNAVVLERDLPYLGLCYGLQSFAVSLGARLTRDYGEEIQAVTIELTEEGKRDAIFGSLPEAFPAVVGHTEAIVEAPAGTVVLASSELCPIQALRYGENVYGTQFHPEIGEESVKIRIDYYNGSKYFAPGQVDAVRARSLGYDYSFSAAVISHFINRYC; this is encoded by the coding sequence ATGCCGTTCGCATTTCTTGCCGCCCGACCAGCAGGCGCACGCATCATCAGAGACGACGAATACGCGGCCGTCCTGCGCGAGGGCAAGCTGAGCCGTGACGCTCTCGTGTATTTTTCCCTCGAAGATCGGCCACGCATCGACCCCACCGAATACTCTGGCATCATCGTTTCGGGATCGGTCTACAGCTACCTCGAGGAACACGAGTCGAAGACCGCCGAGCAGATTGCCGTTGAAGAGGTGCTCGACGAGCTCAACGCGGTGGTCCTCGAGCGTGACCTTCCCTATCTTGGTCTGTGCTACGGGTTGCAGTCCTTCGCCGTCTCGCTCGGGGCCAGGTTGACGAGGGACTACGGCGAAGAGATTCAGGCCGTGACGATCGAATTGACGGAAGAAGGCAAGCGGGACGCCATCTTCGGCTCGCTCCCGGAGGCTTTTCCGGCCGTCGTCGGCCACACGGAGGCCATCGTTGAAGCACCCGCCGGCACGGTGGTGCTGGCCTCCTCCGAGCTGTGCCCGATCCAGGCACTCCGATACGGAGAAAATGTCTACGGCACGCAGTTCCACCCTGAGATCGGCGAGGAGTCGGTCAAGATTCGCATCGACTACTACAACGGCAGCAAGTACTTCGCTCCGGGGCAGGTCGACGCCGTTCGCGCACGATCGCTCGGCTACGACTACTCCTTCAGCGCCGCAGTCATTTCCCATTTCATCAATCGCTATTGCTAG
- a CDS encoding M20/M25/M40 family metallo-hydrolase, whose amino-acid sequence MAELYAEALDIAQQLIRFDTSNDGRDIIEKPAADYIMDLLHEVGLEPDYLGPTPGRPSVVVRIPGKKREVEVDPETGERRGGVVIHGHTDVVPAVAEDWSVDPFGAQIKDGYLWGRGAVDMKNMDAMILAVVREIARTGYVPPRDLIVAMFADEEAGGHMGCQWLVSQHPHLFDGATHAISEVGGYNTYVDGKRVYLLQTGEKSLTWYTLRAEGKAGHGSQVNDDNAVAKLARAMAAIADEPWPLALTETVTKLLNGTAQLSGLPFDPQDEKTLRALVDALGPARAYVGATLRTGANLTSMNGGYMANVIPSAAQGSVDVRAIPGTEREVGARIAELTEGLTVGMLHDADGYECSTEGSFVDAMVGALKEKDPQAYVLPYLLSAGTDNKALGSLGIAGYGYSPVRVPEGFDFPAMFHGVDERVPVDSLSFGSQVLREFIDRL is encoded by the coding sequence ATGGCCGAGCTATACGCCGAGGCGCTTGACATCGCTCAGCAGCTCATCCGCTTCGATACGTCGAATGACGGTCGGGATATCATTGAGAAGCCCGCAGCGGACTACATCATGGACCTTCTCCACGAGGTCGGGCTTGAACCGGACTACCTTGGCCCGACGCCGGGCCGGCCGTCCGTCGTCGTGCGGATCCCGGGCAAGAAGCGTGAGGTTGAGGTTGATCCGGAGACGGGCGAGCGCCGCGGAGGCGTTGTCATTCACGGGCATACTGACGTGGTGCCGGCGGTGGCTGAAGACTGGTCGGTTGATCCGTTCGGGGCGCAGATCAAGGACGGCTATCTCTGGGGCCGCGGCGCAGTGGACATGAAGAACATGGACGCGATGATCCTGGCCGTCGTGCGCGAGATCGCCCGGACGGGATACGTGCCCCCGCGCGACCTCATCGTCGCCATGTTTGCCGACGAGGAGGCCGGCGGACACATGGGATGCCAGTGGCTGGTGTCGCAACACCCGCACCTGTTTGACGGCGCCACCCATGCGATCTCAGAGGTGGGCGGTTACAACACCTACGTCGACGGCAAGCGGGTTTACCTGTTACAGACGGGCGAAAAGTCGCTCACGTGGTACACCTTGCGCGCGGAAGGAAAGGCGGGGCACGGTTCGCAGGTCAACGACGACAACGCCGTGGCCAAGCTTGCCCGCGCGATGGCGGCGATCGCGGATGAGCCCTGGCCCCTGGCACTCACCGAAACGGTGACGAAGCTCTTGAACGGGACGGCGCAACTATCCGGTTTGCCGTTTGACCCGCAGGACGAAAAGACGTTGCGGGCGTTGGTTGATGCGCTCGGCCCTGCCCGCGCCTACGTCGGGGCCACCTTACGCACGGGAGCAAACCTGACGTCGATGAACGGCGGGTACATGGCGAACGTCATTCCCTCGGCGGCGCAGGGAAGCGTGGATGTGCGCGCCATCCCCGGCACGGAGCGAGAGGTGGGGGCGCGCATCGCCGAGCTCACCGAAGGGCTAACGGTGGGCATGCTTCACGACGCCGATGGCTACGAGTGCTCGACGGAGGGAAGTTTCGTCGATGCCATGGTCGGTGCCCTCAAGGAGAAAGACCCGCAGGCTTACGTGTTGCCCTACCTGCTGTCGGCGGGCACAGATAACAAAGCGCTCGGCTCTCTCGGAATCGCCGGATACGGGTATTCTCCGGTCCGGGTGCCGGAGGGGTTCGATTTTCCGGCGATGTTCCACGGCGTCGACGAGCGAGTTCCGGTGGATTCCCTGTCCTTCGGCTCCCAGGTGCTGCGCGAATTCATCGATCGGCTTTAG
- a CDS encoding shikimate dehydrogenase family protein, with translation MSFPRATTAVYALLGRPVQHSKSPQLHNAVFDHLGIDAVYVAHEIDKIGPAVAALRQLGYAGANVTMPFKTEVVDHVDVLGDAAREMRAVNTLTFRDGLIMGDNTDGAGLFNEIRRAGTRVAGAKVVLLGTGGAAAAIWTQAALDGVASVKVFNRAKPGLDEIAHRLASLSERSGCDLTLGDLAEREVLAAAVDEADIVVNATAVGMGELAGQSLIERDWISPHHTIADAVYHPRLTKLLEDAREAGARTVEGIRMLLGQAAVCEKIWLGIDMPFEVASAAVNS, from the coding sequence ATGAGTTTTCCTCGGGCCACGACGGCCGTTTATGCGCTTCTCGGACGGCCCGTGCAACATTCGAAGTCTCCCCAGTTGCACAACGCTGTCTTTGACCACCTAGGAATTGATGCGGTCTATGTCGCCCACGAGATTGACAAGATCGGGCCCGCGGTCGCCGCGCTACGGCAGCTGGGATACGCCGGGGCGAACGTCACGATGCCGTTCAAGACTGAGGTGGTTGACCATGTCGATGTTCTGGGCGATGCCGCACGCGAGATGAGGGCCGTTAACACGCTGACTTTCCGCGACGGACTGATCATGGGTGACAACACGGATGGAGCCGGCCTGTTCAACGAGATCCGCAGGGCCGGAACGCGCGTGGCAGGGGCCAAGGTTGTTTTGCTGGGAACCGGGGGAGCGGCCGCCGCGATTTGGACGCAGGCCGCACTCGACGGCGTCGCGAGTGTCAAAGTCTTCAACCGCGCCAAGCCTGGCTTGGACGAAATTGCTCACCGGCTCGCCTCGCTCTCCGAACGGAGCGGATGCGACCTTACGCTCGGCGACCTCGCTGAACGCGAAGTGCTGGCGGCCGCCGTCGACGAGGCCGACATCGTTGTCAACGCCACCGCCGTGGGTATGGGTGAACTCGCAGGGCAATCCCTCATTGAGCGGGATTGGATCTCGCCACACCACACGATCGCAGACGCGGTCTACCATCCTCGCCTGACCAAGCTCCTTGAGGACGCACGCGAGGCCGGCGCGAGGACTGTCGAGGGCATCCGGATGCTCCTCGGGCAGGCCGCCGTGTGCGAGAAAATCTGGCTCGGCATCGATATGCCTTTCGAGGTTGCTTCGGCGGCGGTCAATTCTTAA
- a CDS encoding tRNA (adenine-N1)-methyltransferase, whose product MSNYPHPLGAERRRGPFRAGERVQLTDTKGRKYTTLLTHDGYFQSQRGNFRHRELIGKPEGTVFETETGHVLQALRPLVADYVLSMPRGATPVYPKDSGQIIQQGDIFPGAKVFEAGVGSGGLSLSLLAAIGPEGHLTSCERRYEFAEIAQANVESWYGPAVPPWDLYVGDANDALDEMEAEALDHVVLDMLAPWEIISHAARALRSGGVIVGYVTTTTQLSRFVEKLRDSECFTEPEAFETMLRTWHLDGLAVRPNHSMVGHTGFLVVARRIARGSQPLIPKRRPAPAARPDLPEWENWDPADMPDRVMSDKKLRKVRRDVAHRADVEQSGTSESGQNAALMRAKLDQESTDRNRRRLQERRQVRTEEES is encoded by the coding sequence ATGAGTAACTATCCACATCCGCTTGGCGCAGAGCGCCGCCGTGGTCCTTTTCGTGCGGGCGAACGAGTTCAGCTCACCGACACCAAGGGCCGCAAATACACGACGCTCCTGACCCACGATGGCTACTTCCAGTCCCAGCGTGGCAACTTCCGCCACCGCGAGCTGATCGGCAAGCCCGAGGGCACCGTCTTTGAAACCGAGACGGGGCACGTCCTTCAGGCCCTGCGCCCTCTCGTGGCGGACTACGTGCTGTCCATGCCGCGCGGCGCCACGCCGGTCTATCCCAAAGATTCCGGCCAGATCATTCAGCAGGGTGATATTTTCCCCGGCGCCAAGGTCTTCGAGGCGGGCGTCGGTTCTGGCGGTCTATCGTTGTCGCTCCTGGCGGCGATCGGGCCCGAGGGCCACCTGACCTCATGCGAGCGCCGGTACGAGTTTGCCGAGATTGCCCAAGCGAACGTCGAGTCGTGGTACGGGCCGGCGGTACCCCCGTGGGACTTGTACGTGGGGGACGCCAACGACGCGCTGGACGAGATGGAGGCCGAGGCGCTCGATCACGTCGTCCTCGACATGCTCGCGCCGTGGGAGATCATCAGCCATGCGGCTCGCGCGTTGCGCTCGGGCGGCGTGATCGTCGGATACGTCACGACCACGACCCAGCTGTCTCGCTTCGTCGAAAAGCTACGCGACAGCGAATGCTTCACGGAGCCGGAAGCCTTCGAAACCATGCTCCGCACCTGGCACCTCGATGGGCTGGCCGTCCGCCCCAACCATTCGATGGTGGGCCATACAGGCTTCCTCGTCGTCGCACGCCGTATTGCCCGCGGCAGCCAGCCGCTGATTCCCAAACGTCGTCCGGCGCCCGCGGCACGGCCGGATCTTCCGGAGTGGGAAAATTGGGATCCAGCCGACATGCCCGATCGAGTCATGTCGGATAAGAAGCTGCGCAAGGTGCGCCGCGACGTGGCCCACCGTGCCGACGTCGAGCAATCGGGCACATCGGAATCCGGACAGAACGCCGCGCTGATGCGGGCCAAGCTCGATCAGGAGTCGACCGATCGCAATCGTCGTCGGCTTCAGGAACGGCGCCAGGTGCGCACCGAGGAGGAATCGTGA
- the uppP gene encoding undecaprenyl-diphosphatase UppP, which translates to MGIIEAIVLGIVQGLTEFLPISSSAHLRIVGELFPSLGDPGVTFTAVTQIGTEIAVVLYFWKDIVRIIAQWFKSLPVGPWKNQVPASDPNARMGWIVILGSIPIVVLGLLLENWIDTVFRNLYLTALMLALFAILLGLADRMGKRAKDLDRMSIRDGVVLGFAQAMALIPGVSRSGGTITVGLALGYTRSAAARISFFLAIPAVLGSGFYRLLSDDGTGPQAGAVATLAATVTAFVVGYAVIVGFLKLVETKNYLPFVVYRLLLAGLLVYLLGSGLMSTY; encoded by the coding sequence GTGGGTATTATTGAAGCCATTGTCTTGGGAATCGTCCAGGGGCTGACGGAGTTTCTTCCGATTTCGTCCTCCGCACATTTGCGCATTGTGGGTGAGCTTTTCCCCTCGCTCGGAGATCCGGGCGTGACCTTCACCGCTGTGACTCAGATTGGCACGGAGATCGCCGTCGTCCTGTATTTCTGGAAGGACATCGTGCGAATCATCGCGCAGTGGTTCAAGTCCCTGCCGGTGGGGCCGTGGAAAAACCAGGTGCCCGCCTCAGATCCCAACGCGCGGATGGGCTGGATCGTCATCCTCGGTTCGATTCCGATCGTCGTACTCGGCTTGCTACTGGAAAACTGGATCGACACCGTCTTCCGCAACCTTTACCTGACGGCGCTCATGCTTGCACTCTTCGCCATCCTGCTCGGCTTGGCGGATCGCATGGGCAAGCGTGCGAAGGACTTGGATCGGATGTCGATTCGCGACGGCGTCGTCCTGGGTTTCGCTCAGGCGATGGCGCTCATTCCGGGCGTGTCGCGATCGGGCGGCACGATCACGGTCGGACTGGCGCTCGGGTATACGCGCTCGGCGGCGGCACGAATCTCCTTCTTTTTGGCAATCCCGGCCGTGTTGGGATCCGGCTTTTACCGACTCCTCAGCGACGATGGGACGGGCCCGCAGGCGGGTGCCGTAGCGACCCTCGCCGCTACTGTTACGGCGTTCGTGGTCGGCTATGCGGTGATCGTGGGCTTCCTCAAGCTTGTGGAGACGAAGAACTATCTTCCCTTCGTCGTTTACCGTCTGCTTCTTGCCGGGCTGCTCGTCTACTTGCTGGGCAGCGGCCTGATGAGCACATACTAG
- a CDS encoding glutamate--cysteine ligase: MKFASSPRSTVGIEWELQLIDRDSNDLRQAADTILTQARALDRDTSMIHGEMLLNTIELVTRPHSTIRECMDDLQEGLDTLAPVLEPMRIVLASSGTHPFANPVYQRVTDTERYAELVNRTRYWGRQMLLFGTHVHVGIEDRAKVLPILKAVLTRFAHLQALTASSPFWDGKSTGYADNRAMVFQQLPTAGVPHQFSCWEELEEYHCGMAKTGIISSFDEVRWDVRPSLKFGTLEFRVADAATNLAEVGMIAALSQCLVEYFSREYDAGRELPTLPQWFVIENKWRAARYGMDATLILDAAGNEEPVSQTLARMVDKLRPIAEELGCLEELMTVHTVLRIGAPYRRLLRAGAYYGQSREAVVDFMIAEMAAGHPLDPDHFKTEGIAATDEAHAPAYAPNESAPSKEK; the protein is encoded by the coding sequence ATGAAATTCGCATCCTCGCCACGATCGACCGTGGGCATCGAATGGGAACTTCAGCTGATCGACCGCGACTCAAACGACCTGCGTCAGGCGGCGGACACGATCCTCACCCAGGCGCGCGCGCTCGATCGAGACACCTCGATGATTCATGGCGAGATGCTCCTGAACACCATTGAGCTGGTCACCCGCCCGCATTCGACGATCCGGGAGTGCATGGATGACCTTCAGGAGGGGCTTGACACGTTGGCGCCGGTGCTTGAGCCGATGCGCATCGTCCTCGCCTCCTCGGGCACTCATCCCTTCGCCAATCCGGTCTACCAGCGGGTGACGGACACCGAACGCTATGCCGAGTTGGTCAACCGAACGCGGTATTGGGGGCGGCAAATGCTCCTTTTCGGCACGCACGTGCATGTGGGCATCGAGGATCGGGCGAAGGTGTTACCTATTCTCAAGGCTGTTCTGACCCGCTTCGCCCACCTCCAAGCCTTGACTGCGTCGTCGCCGTTTTGGGACGGGAAGAGCACGGGGTACGCCGATAACCGGGCGATGGTCTTCCAGCAGTTGCCCACCGCCGGGGTTCCCCACCAGTTCAGCTGCTGGGAGGAGCTGGAGGAATACCATTGCGGGATGGCCAAGACGGGGATTATCTCCAGCTTCGACGAGGTGCGATGGGATGTTCGGCCGTCGCTGAAGTTCGGCACGCTCGAGTTCCGGGTGGCCGACGCCGCCACCAACTTAGCGGAGGTGGGCATGATCGCCGCGCTTTCGCAGTGTTTGGTGGAGTATTTCTCCAGAGAGTACGACGCCGGCCGGGAGCTTCCCACCTTGCCGCAGTGGTTTGTGATCGAGAACAAGTGGCGGGCGGCGCGCTACGGCATGGACGCTACCCTCATCCTTGATGCCGCGGGCAACGAGGAGCCGGTGAGCCAGACGCTTGCCCGCATGGTCGACAAGCTGCGGCCCATCGCTGAGGAACTTGGTTGCCTTGAGGAACTCATGACGGTTCACACGGTCTTGCGCATCGGCGCTCCCTACCGGCGTCTTCTGCGCGCAGGTGCGTACTATGGCCAATCGCGCGAAGCGGTGGTGGACTTTATGATCGCGGAAATGGCGGCCGGCCATCCGCTAGATCCGGACCATTTCAAAACCGAAGGCATCGCCGCAACCGACGAGGCTCATGCCCCCGCATATGCGCCCAACGAGAGCGCGCCGTCGAAGGAGAAATAA
- a CDS encoding aldo/keto reductase, whose translation MKHTFLGGTGLRMGQLGLGTLTWGRDTELEDASKMVATLLDHGGTTIDISPVYGEGLAQHVLGAVFDGGIDRSDVVVVAHAGNFYHESGVRFNGGRSAIMDSLHTTLSQLGTTYVDVLQLAAPDPRVPVDEQLGTLSAIVASGAARYIGLANHPAWRVARAAQYLDDRHLTALGSIGADYSVLQRKPAGDLTAVAREFNLGIIAQAPLAGGVLTGKYRHTIPATSRAATDHLSATVDHYLTDKPRRTVEAVVKAADGLGRTPADVSLAWLLGQPQVTCALIGARTNAQFEQVLSLDIAPLPGPVAQAISEI comes from the coding sequence ATGAAGCACACCTTTTTAGGAGGCACCGGCCTGCGCATGGGCCAGCTCGGCCTCGGCACGCTGACCTGGGGACGAGACACGGAACTCGAGGACGCATCGAAGATGGTCGCCACACTACTGGACCACGGCGGCACCACCATCGACATCTCCCCCGTCTACGGCGAGGGTCTCGCCCAGCACGTGCTCGGCGCCGTCTTCGATGGAGGAATTGACCGCAGCGACGTCGTCGTGGTTGCCCATGCAGGAAACTTCTATCACGAATCGGGCGTGCGCTTTAACGGCGGACGCAGCGCCATCATGGATTCGCTTCACACCACGCTTTCCCAGCTCGGAACCACGTACGTGGACGTCCTTCAACTGGCCGCTCCAGATCCGCGCGTTCCCGTGGACGAACAGCTGGGCACGCTGTCCGCCATCGTGGCCAGTGGCGCAGCCCGATACATTGGCCTGGCAAACCACCCCGCCTGGCGCGTGGCGCGCGCCGCTCAATACCTCGACGATCGCCACCTCACCGCACTCGGATCGATCGGAGCCGACTACTCGGTCCTTCAGCGCAAGCCGGCCGGGGACCTCACCGCCGTCGCGCGCGAATTTAACTTGGGAATCATCGCCCAGGCTCCGCTCGCGGGGGGCGTCCTCACCGGCAAGTACCGCCACACGATTCCCGCCACATCGCGGGCCGCGACCGATCACCTGTCAGCCACCGTGGATCACTACCTCACCGACAAGCCGCGCCGCACAGTCGAAGCAGTCGTCAAGGCAGCAGACGGTCTCGGACGCACACCAGCAGACGTTTCCCTCGCGTGGCTGTTGGGGCAACCCCAGGTGACGTGCGCGCTCATTGGCGCCCGAACCAACGCACAGTTTGAACAAGTGTTATCGCTGGATATCGCGCCGTTGCCGGGTCCCGTCGCCCAAGCAATTTCCGAGATCTGA